Proteins co-encoded in one Streptococcus parauberis NCFD 2020 genomic window:
- the sufB gene encoding Fe-S cluster assembly protein SufB, whose protein sequence is MSEINEKIEPKPIDLGDYQFGFHDDFEPIYSTGKGLSEAVVRELSKAKDEPEWMLDFRLKSLETFNKMPMQTWGADLSDINFDDIIYYQKASDKPARSWDDVPEKIKDTFEKIGIPQAERAYLAGASAQYESEVVYHNMKDEYDKLGIVFTDTDTALKEYPDLFKQYFAKLVPPTDNKLAALNSAVWSGGTFIYVPKGVKVDIPLQTYFRINNENTGQFERTLIIVDEGASVHYVEGCTAPTYSSNSLHAAIVEIYALDGAYMRYTTIQNWSDNVYNLVTKRAKAQKDATVEWIDGNLGAKTTMKYPSVYLDGPGARGTMLSIAFANAGQHQDTGAKMIHNAPHTSSSIVSKSIAKGGGKVDYRGQVTFNKNSKKSVSHIECDTILMDDLSKSDTIPFNEIHNSQVALEHEAKVSKISEEQLYYLMSRGLSENEATEMIVMGFVEPFTKELPMEYAVELNRLISYEMEGSVG, encoded by the coding sequence ATGTCTGAAATCAATGAAAAAATAGAACCCAAACCTATTGATTTGGGAGACTATCAATTTGGCTTTCACGATGACTTCGAGCCGATTTATTCTACCGGAAAAGGTTTGAGTGAGGCAGTAGTTAGAGAATTATCGAAAGCTAAAGATGAACCTGAGTGGATGTTAGATTTTCGTCTCAAATCTTTAGAGACTTTTAATAAAATGCCCATGCAAACATGGGGAGCTGATTTATCTGATATTAACTTTGATGATATTATTTATTACCAAAAAGCATCAGACAAACCGGCTAGATCTTGGGATGATGTTCCAGAAAAAATCAAAGATACCTTTGAAAAAATTGGGATCCCGCAGGCTGAACGCGCTTATTTAGCAGGAGCATCAGCCCAGTATGAATCTGAAGTTGTTTATCATAATATGAAAGATGAGTATGACAAACTAGGTATTGTCTTTACAGATACTGACACAGCCTTAAAAGAATACCCAGATCTTTTTAAACAATACTTTGCAAAATTAGTACCACCAACTGATAATAAATTAGCTGCTCTAAATTCAGCTGTGTGGTCAGGAGGGACATTCATCTATGTACCAAAAGGTGTAAAAGTTGATATTCCACTCCAAACTTATTTCCGAATTAATAATGAAAATACAGGTCAGTTTGAACGAACTTTAATTATTGTTGATGAAGGAGCAAGTGTTCATTACGTTGAAGGCTGTACAGCACCAACCTATTCAAGTAATAGCTTGCATGCTGCCATTGTTGAGATTTACGCTCTTGATGGCGCCTATATGCGTTACACAACCATTCAAAACTGGTCTGATAATGTTTACAACTTAGTTACAAAACGAGCTAAAGCGCAAAAAGATGCGACAGTAGAATGGATCGATGGAAACCTTGGTGCAAAAACAACCATGAAATATCCATCAGTTTATCTCGATGGACCAGGTGCGCGTGGAACCATGTTGTCAATAGCTTTTGCTAACGCAGGACAACACCAAGACACCGGTGCAAAAATGATACATAATGCACCACACACTTCGTCTTCAATTGTTTCTAAGTCAATCGCCAAAGGCGGAGGCAAAGTTGACTACAGAGGACAAGTTACCTTTAATAAAAATTCTAAGAAATCAGTTTCCCATATTGAATGTGATACGATTTTAATGGATGATTTATCAAAATCAGATACCATCCCATTTAATGAAATTCATAATTCGCAAGTAGCTCTAGAACATGAAGCCAAAGTCTCAAAAATCTCAGAAGAACAACTTTATTACCTAATGAGCCGAGGCTTATCTGAAAACGAAGCAACTGAAATGATTGTCATGGGCTTCGTCGAACCATTCACTAAAGAACTACCAATGGAATACGCAGTCGAACTAAATAGATTGATATCGTATGAAATGGAGGGTTCAGTTGGTTAA
- the sufD gene encoding Fe-S cluster assembly protein SufD — translation MTIETIKAFSQSKAEPNWLQELRLAAFDKIEELPLPSIERVKFHRWNLGDGTISESTEIAAVPDFMAIGDNPKLVQVGTQTVVEQVPYELVEKGLIFTDFYSALEEIPEVIEKHFGSAVQFDQDKLSAYHTAYFNSAAVLYVPDFMEIAEPIEGVFLQDSDSDVPLNKHILIIAGKESKFSYLEQLESIGGQTAKATANITVEVIAQAGSQVKFSAIDKLGANVTTYISRRGKLESNATINWSLSIMNDGNVIADFDSDLLGEGSHADLKVVAVSAGRQVQGIDTRVTNYGRNSVGHILQHGVILDRGTLTFNGIGHIIKGAKGADAQQESRVLMLSDKARSDANPILLIDENEVTAGHAASIGQVDPEDMYYLMSRGLDKDTAEKLVIRGFLGTVITEIPVKEVRDRIIKVLDEKLQTN, via the coding sequence TAATTGGTTACAAGAGCTACGTCTAGCAGCTTTTGATAAAATTGAAGAATTACCTTTGCCTTCTATTGAAAGGGTAAAATTTCACAGATGGAATTTGGGAGATGGTACTATTTCTGAAAGTACAGAAATAGCTGCAGTACCAGATTTTATGGCAATTGGAGACAATCCTAAATTGGTTCAAGTTGGGACACAAACGGTTGTTGAACAAGTACCCTATGAATTAGTTGAAAAAGGCCTTATTTTTACTGATTTTTATTCGGCTTTGGAAGAAATTCCAGAGGTAATAGAAAAACATTTTGGATCAGCTGTTCAGTTTGACCAAGATAAATTATCTGCCTACCACACAGCATACTTTAATAGTGCGGCTGTCCTTTATGTTCCAGATTTTATGGAAATTGCGGAGCCAATCGAAGGTGTATTCTTACAGGATAGCGATAGCGATGTGCCACTTAACAAGCATATCTTGATTATTGCAGGGAAAGAAAGTAAGTTTTCTTACCTGGAACAATTGGAAAGCATTGGTGGACAGACTGCTAAAGCGACAGCTAATATTACCGTCGAAGTCATCGCCCAAGCAGGCAGCCAAGTTAAGTTCTCAGCAATCGACAAACTAGGTGCAAATGTCACAACTTACATTAGTCGACGAGGAAAATTAGAGTCCAACGCTACAATCAATTGGTCACTAAGTATCATGAATGACGGGAATGTTATTGCGGATTTTGATAGTGATTTGTTAGGTGAAGGCAGTCACGCTGACTTGAAAGTAGTTGCTGTCTCTGCAGGTCGTCAAGTTCAAGGGATTGATACCCGTGTGACTAACTATGGTCGAAATTCTGTGGGGCACATTTTACAACATGGAGTTATTTTAGACCGTGGGACATTAACTTTTAATGGGATTGGCCATATTATTAAGGGTGCAAAAGGGGCTGATGCCCAACAAGAAAGTCGTGTCCTTATGCTTTCAGATAAGGCAAGAAGTGACGCTAATCCAATTTTGCTAATTGATGAGAATGAAGTTACTGCAGGACATGCAGCGTCTATTGGGCAAGTGGATCCAGAGGATATGTATTACCTAATGAGTCGCGGACTTGATAAGGATACGGCTGAGAAATTGGTTATCCGTGGCTTCTTGGGGACTGTTATCACAGAAATCCCGGTCAAAGAAGTACGAGACCGTATTATCAAAGTATTAGATGAAAAATTACAAACTAACTAA
- the pbp3 gene encoding D-alanyl-D-alanine carboxypeptidase PBP3, whose translation MKKIIMILSLLVSTITITTTSAEDIELKTDSAIAFDIESGKVLYEKNAKKILPVASATKVLTTYMVYKEIEQGKLEWSSPVTISDYPFQLTTNYTISNVPLDARKYTVKQLMKAMLVTNANSAAIALAEKIGGTEPIFVDKMKKQLEVWGINDAKLYNATGLPNSILGDNIYPKSKQSAENKLSAKDLAIITHHLLTEYPEVLKYTSLPKATFDGQDIYSYNYMLEGYPYERVGINGLFLGSPEKSGPTFIASSKINKMKVISIVIGAHQEDNDVTEPFKTTSLLLDYLYQNFERVTLLKKNQVIKDKSFAIKDSPDQSVSISPKEDMTIIKKIGTTHQNEIIYNKNENPFYAPLAKGDTLATAKYKDPNIIGMGYIGKSPVVTIQANQEVKRSFFLKVWWNHFVDYVNTNL comes from the coding sequence ATGAAAAAAATAATAATGATACTATCATTGCTAGTATCAACGATAACTATTACGACTACCTCCGCTGAAGATATAGAGTTAAAAACAGACAGTGCAATTGCCTTTGATATAGAATCAGGGAAAGTCCTCTATGAAAAAAATGCAAAAAAGATTTTACCAGTCGCATCTGCCACCAAAGTTTTGACAACTTATATGGTCTATAAAGAAATCGAACAAGGTAAACTAGAATGGTCTTCACCGGTCACTATTTCTGACTATCCTTTTCAATTAACTACAAACTACACAATTAGTAACGTGCCACTTGATGCAAGGAAATATACTGTAAAGCAATTGATGAAGGCCATGTTAGTGACTAATGCTAACAGCGCAGCCATTGCTTTAGCTGAAAAAATTGGCGGAACAGAACCCATTTTTGTCGATAAGATGAAAAAGCAACTGGAGGTATGGGGCATCAATGATGCAAAGCTCTATAATGCAACTGGTTTACCCAACTCTATTCTTGGTGATAACATCTATCCCAAGTCTAAGCAATCCGCAGAAAATAAACTGAGTGCTAAAGATTTAGCCATCATTACCCATCACTTATTGACGGAATATCCCGAGGTCCTTAAGTATACTAGTCTGCCAAAGGCAACTTTTGATGGTCAAGATATCTACTCTTATAATTATATGTTAGAAGGCTACCCTTATGAAAGAGTTGGCATCAATGGACTCTTCTTAGGAAGCCCGGAAAAAAGTGGTCCGACTTTCATCGCCAGTAGCAAAATTAATAAAATGAAAGTCATCTCTATTGTTATTGGAGCGCATCAAGAAGATAACGATGTGACTGAGCCATTTAAGACAACTTCTCTCTTGTTAGATTACCTCTACCAAAATTTTGAACGCGTCACTTTACTTAAGAAAAATCAAGTCATCAAAGATAAATCCTTCGCTATTAAAGATAGTCCGGATCAGTCTGTTTCAATTTCTCCAAAAGAAGACATGACGATTATCAAAAAAATTGGTACAACACATCAAAATGAAATCATTTATAACAAGAACGAAAATCCTTTCTATGCTCCACTAGCCAAAGGTGACACACTGGCGACTGCAAAATATAAGGATCCAAACATTATTGGAATGGGGTACATTGGTAAATCACCAGTTGTCACTATTCAAGCCAATCAAGAAGTTAAGCGCAGTTTCTTCTTAAAAGTTTGGTGGAATCACTTCGTTGATTATGTTAATACTAATTTATAA
- a CDS encoding D-alanyl-D-alanine carboxypeptidase family protein: MIRSCRLIKKIMLLLCFFVALIPLFSVKGEEQDDILSLTRRYGYSVKPADKPVSSIVVNAKNGDIIWQDNIDASRDPASMSKLFTLYLLFEDIKAGKLSLSDHIRASQTDQDISQIYAISNNKIVAGVDYPIRDLITMTAVPSSNAATLMLANYMSDNDAGAFINRINVTAQKLGMKNTFFTNASGAVASAFEGHYSPEGYDSNQPNKTSARDLAILCYHFLKNYPEILEFTCKSSVKTMDRTPYEEEFHSYNYSLPGDKFGIKGVDGLKTGSSPSAAFNAVITAKRDDTRLISIVMGVGDWSDQEGEFHRHPFINAITEYGFTNDALHQNNHPNIILADTHKTNESHSRHYKNKNEPKTFYDKFEKFVDRHHHFVFLCLSLFIISVLITSLIAIYK; encoded by the coding sequence ATGATAAGGAGTTGTCGTTTGATTAAAAAAATAATGTTGTTATTGTGTTTTTTCGTTGCTCTCATTCCATTATTTTCTGTTAAGGGAGAAGAACAAGATGATATCTTATCTCTGACGCGACGTTATGGTTATTCAGTTAAACCAGCCGACAAACCCGTTTCTTCTATTGTTGTTAATGCAAAGAATGGGGACATTATTTGGCAAGATAATATTGATGCTAGTCGTGATCCAGCAAGCATGAGTAAACTTTTCACCCTTTATCTTCTATTTGAAGATATTAAAGCTGGTAAACTTTCTCTTTCTGATCATATAAGAGCTAGCCAGACCGATCAGGATATTAGTCAGATTTATGCCATTAGCAATAATAAAATTGTTGCCGGGGTCGACTATCCGATTAGGGACCTGATAACCATGACTGCCGTTCCTTCTTCTAATGCTGCTACTCTAATGTTAGCTAATTATATGTCTGATAACGATGCCGGTGCATTTATCAATCGGATTAACGTGACAGCTCAGAAATTAGGCATGAAAAACACCTTTTTTACAAATGCTAGCGGAGCTGTAGCCAGCGCCTTTGAAGGTCACTATTCCCCGGAAGGTTATGATAGCAACCAACCTAATAAAACGTCTGCTCGTGATCTAGCCATTCTATGTTATCATTTTTTAAAAAATTACCCCGAAATTCTGGAATTTACGTGTAAGTCTTCAGTCAAAACTATGGATCGGACACCTTACGAAGAAGAATTCCATTCCTACAACTACTCCCTTCCTGGAGATAAATTCGGAATAAAAGGTGTGGATGGCTTAAAAACAGGATCTAGCCCTAGCGCTGCTTTTAATGCTGTTATTACTGCAAAAAGAGATGATACGCGACTCATTTCGATTGTCATGGGTGTCGGTGATTGGTCAGATCAAGAAGGAGAGTTTCATAGACACCCATTTATTAATGCTATTACTGAATATGGGTTTACCAATGATGCATTGCATCAAAATAATCATCCAAATATTATCCTTGCAGATACCCATAAAACTAATGAGAGTCATAGCCGGCATTATAAAAACAAGAATGAACCAAAAACATTTTATGATAAATTCGAAAAATTTGTAGACCGACACCATCATTTTGTTTTTCTTTGTTTAAGTCTTTTTATTATATCTGTTTTAATCACCAGTCTCATAGCAATTTATAAATAA
- the pbp3 gene encoding D-alanyl-D-alanine carboxypeptidase PBP3, producing the protein MKKLIVKLILTTSLLVTFSAQTVFAADFSADSRHAIAVESDTGKILYEKSGNKKAPIASLTKLLTIYITLKEIKAGKISWNDQVKLSEYAQSLATDPEISNPPLTSDTYSVKELVDSSLIVSANSSAIALAEYIAGSEPKFVDMMKKQVEQWGITDYLLVDSSGLPNSLLKGHTYPGSSPKDENMLSAKSLAIIAYHLIHDFPEVLQITSQPQMIWGYETLYSSNYLLPGQEMGRAGVDGLKTGTTNLAGQTYIATATENNMRLITVLLHANHTKEDHYARFTQTNQLLDYCFQNYQKKLMVKKDQPLPNRIAVENGKKDKISIKTKTNIYAIHKINTAPKLSFKSKNKLVAPIKKNQFIGTYEFNDQDTIGEGYLFGKTKTKVYASTTVDKLTVFDKIYRLFKNS; encoded by the coding sequence ATGAAAAAGCTTATTGTAAAACTCATATTAACCACGTCATTATTAGTTACGTTTTCTGCTCAAACAGTTTTCGCGGCTGACTTTTCAGCCGATAGTCGCCATGCTATTGCTGTTGAATCTGACACTGGTAAAATTCTTTATGAAAAAAGTGGTAATAAAAAAGCACCGATTGCTTCTCTCACCAAGCTTTTAACAATCTATATCACTTTAAAAGAAATAAAAGCTGGAAAGATTTCTTGGAATGATCAAGTTAAGCTTTCAGAATATGCACAAAGCCTTGCGACTGATCCTGAAATAAGTAACCCTCCGCTTACCAGTGATACCTATTCTGTTAAAGAATTGGTTGACTCAAGTTTAATTGTCTCGGCTAATAGCTCAGCTATCGCATTGGCTGAATATATTGCTGGAAGTGAGCCAAAATTTGTCGACATGATGAAAAAGCAAGTCGAACAATGGGGGATCACAGATTATTTACTAGTCGATTCCTCTGGTCTTCCAAACAGTCTCCTTAAAGGTCATACCTATCCCGGTTCATCCCCAAAAGACGAAAACATGCTCAGCGCCAAATCATTAGCTATAATAGCTTATCATCTGATTCATGATTTTCCGGAAGTTCTTCAAATCACATCACAGCCACAGATGATATGGGGTTATGAAACACTTTATAGCTCAAATTACCTTCTTCCTGGTCAAGAAATGGGCCGAGCTGGCGTAGATGGTTTAAAAACTGGTACCACCAATTTAGCAGGACAAACTTATATTGCTACAGCCACTGAAAACAATATGCGTTTGATAACGGTTCTGCTTCATGCTAATCATACAAAAGAAGATCACTATGCTCGTTTCACTCAAACCAATCAACTCTTAGATTATTGCTTTCAGAACTATCAGAAGAAATTGATGGTAAAAAAGGATCAACCTTTGCCTAACCGAATTGCTGTAGAAAACGGAAAAAAAGACAAAATTAGTATCAAAACTAAAACCAATATCTATGCTATTCATAAAATAAATACTGCTCCTAAATTATCTTTCAAGTCAAAAAATAAACTAGTTGCACCTATTAAGAAAAATCAATTTATTGGAACTTATGAATTTAATGATCAGGATACAATTGGGGAGGGATACCTCTTTGGTAAGACTAAAACAAAAGTCTACGCAAGCACCACTGTTGATAAATTAACAGTTTTTGATAAAATCTACCGATTATTTAAAAATTCCTAA
- a CDS encoding cysteine desulfurase, which translates to MFDPVEIKKDFPILNQVVNDEALVYLDNAATTQKPQQVLDKLQAYYLEDNANVHRGVHTLAERATRSYEASREKVTRFINANSSKEVLFTRGTTTSLNWVAQFAKSILQPEDQVLISVMEHHSNIIPWQQACQATGAELVYVYLKDGQLDMDDLKSNLTERTKFVSLAHASNILGTVNPIKEIAQLVHQVDAFLVVDGAQSVPHMAIDVQDLDCDFFAFSGHKMLGPTGIGVLYGKEVLLNQMEPVEFGGEMIDFVLEQDASWKELPWKFEAGTPNIAGAIGLSAAIDYLEHLGMDQIEKHEAELVAYIMPKLSAIEGLTIYGPANPADHTGVIAFNIDGLHPHDVATALDYEGIAVRAGHHCAQPLLGHLQVSSTARASFYIYNTKEDCDKLVEAIIKTKEFFNGTL; encoded by the coding sequence ATGTTTGACCCAGTTGAAATAAAAAAAGATTTTCCAATCTTAAATCAGGTCGTTAATGATGAAGCCCTTGTATATCTTGACAATGCTGCAACAACCCAAAAGCCACAACAAGTTTTAGACAAATTGCAGGCTTACTATCTTGAAGATAATGCTAATGTCCATCGTGGTGTGCATACCCTTGCCGAACGAGCAACACGTTCATATGAAGCTAGTCGTGAAAAAGTGACTCGCTTTATTAATGCCAACTCAAGCAAAGAAGTTCTCTTTACGAGAGGCACAACAACTAGTCTAAACTGGGTTGCACAGTTTGCAAAATCGATTTTACAGCCTGAGGATCAGGTGCTTATTTCTGTCATGGAGCACCATTCAAACATCATTCCTTGGCAGCAAGCCTGTCAGGCAACTGGTGCAGAACTAGTTTATGTCTATTTAAAAGATGGTCAACTAGATATGGATGACCTAAAAAGTAATTTGACTGAGAGGACTAAATTTGTCTCTTTAGCACATGCGTCAAATATTCTTGGAACGGTTAATCCTATAAAAGAAATTGCCCAATTAGTCCACCAGGTTGATGCATTTTTAGTAGTCGATGGCGCACAATCTGTGCCACACATGGCAATTGATGTTCAAGATTTGGATTGTGATTTCTTTGCCTTTTCAGGACATAAGATGCTTGGACCAACTGGGATAGGTGTTCTTTACGGAAAAGAAGTTCTTTTAAACCAAATGGAACCAGTTGAGTTTGGGGGAGAGATGATTGATTTTGTCTTAGAGCAAGATGCTTCCTGGAAAGAATTACCCTGGAAATTTGAAGCCGGCACACCAAATATAGCAGGTGCTATTGGCCTTAGTGCAGCAATTGATTACCTGGAACATTTAGGCATGGACCAGATTGAAAAACATGAAGCAGAGCTTGTTGCCTATATCATGCCAAAACTTTCTGCTATTGAGGGTTTAACCATTTACGGTCCAGCCAATCCAGCAGACCACACGGGAGTAATTGCCTTTAATATTGATGGCTTACACCCTCATGATGTCGCAACAGCTTTGGATTATGAAGGCATTGCAGTTAGGGCTGGACATCATTGTGCACAGCCACTTTTGGGACACCTCCAAGTGTCTTCAACAGCTCGGGCAAGTTTTTATATCTATAATACAAAAGAGGATTGTGACAAGTTAGTTGAAGCAATCATTAAAACAAAGGAGTTCTTTAATGGCACTCTCTAA
- the sufU gene encoding Fe-S cluster assembly sulfur transfer protein SufU, with translation MALSKLNSLYMAVVADHSKSPHHRGILEGVEAVLLNNPTCGDVISLTVDFDGEIIKNIAFAGDGCTISTASSSMMTDAVIGKTKDQALELAQLFSEMVQGKENPKQELLGEAELLAGVAKFPQRIKCSTLAWHALEKAIERSRQN, from the coding sequence ATGGCACTCTCTAAACTAAATAGTTTATATATGGCAGTCGTTGCTGATCACTCAAAAAGTCCACATCACCGAGGAATATTGGAAGGTGTTGAAGCTGTTTTACTAAATAACCCAACCTGTGGTGATGTGATTAGTTTAACTGTCGATTTCGATGGTGAAATAATTAAGAATATTGCCTTCGCAGGGGATGGCTGTACTATTTCAACAGCGTCATCAAGTATGATGACGGATGCCGTGATTGGCAAGACTAAGGACCAAGCCTTGGAGTTAGCTCAGCTATTCTCCGAAATGGTCCAAGGAAAAGAAAATCCTAAGCAAGAATTGCTGGGAGAGGCTGAATTGTTAGCAGGTGTTGCAAAATTTCCGCAACGCATTAAATGCTCAACTTTGGCATGGCATGCACTTGAAAAAGCGATTGAGCGTAGTCGCCAAAATTAG